One stretch of Nocardioides perillae DNA includes these proteins:
- a CDS encoding SelB C-terminal domain-containing protein: protein MHVIATAGHVDHGKSTLVDALTGMRSDRLAEEQRRGLSIELGYVWTELAGETVAFVDVPGHERFVTTMLAGVGPVPAALLVVAADDPWMPQAAEHLAALDALGVRRGVVAVTRADLADPGPAVARAVAEVARTGLVGAPVVPVSAVTGAGVEELREALVDLVAGLPEPDPTADVRLWVDRVFSVRGAGTVVTGTLPAGRIARDDRLVVAGPRGEVAVRVRGVQALGADVASVDGVARVALNVVGDGAGMLERGSVLTTPGAFVAAEQVDVLVTASGGGRGDRAEPPTLPEQPVLHVGAASVSVRVRPLGRVAGSGPAGPAAGAVGGELVRLRLARPLPLRVGDRALLRDPGSRAVWGVEVLDPLPPGLRRRGAAAARVASLTGSVALGGGVAAELARRGVVDRDLLRRLGVPAAPVPAGTVEAGDWLLDATHASELGAAVATAVAEHDAASPLDRGVPLGVLAERLGVPSPEVVAAVVAAPLRVEGGRVRAPEPEGLPPELERAVAALERELADAPFAAPGADRLVELGLDTRRTAAAAKAGRVLRLAPGVVLLAGADRAALEVLTGLPQPFTTSEARVALATSRRVVLPLLDHLDRARLTVRHPDDTRSVRT, encoded by the coding sequence GTGCATGTGATCGCGACCGCCGGTCACGTCGACCACGGCAAGTCCACGCTGGTCGACGCGCTCACCGGCATGCGCTCCGACCGGCTCGCCGAGGAGCAGCGGCGCGGGCTGTCGATCGAGCTGGGCTACGTGTGGACCGAGCTCGCCGGCGAGACCGTCGCCTTCGTCGACGTGCCGGGGCACGAGCGGTTCGTGACCACGATGCTGGCCGGCGTCGGGCCGGTGCCGGCCGCGCTGCTCGTCGTCGCCGCCGACGACCCGTGGATGCCGCAGGCCGCTGAGCACCTGGCGGCGCTCGACGCGCTCGGCGTGCGCCGCGGGGTCGTCGCCGTGACGCGCGCCGACCTCGCGGACCCCGGTCCGGCGGTGGCTCGGGCGGTCGCCGAGGTCGCCCGGACCGGGCTCGTCGGGGCGCCGGTCGTGCCGGTCTCGGCGGTGACCGGCGCCGGCGTCGAGGAGCTGCGCGAGGCGCTGGTCGACCTGGTCGCGGGGCTGCCCGAGCCCGACCCGACGGCCGACGTGCGGTTGTGGGTCGACCGGGTCTTCTCGGTGCGGGGCGCCGGCACGGTCGTCACCGGCACGCTGCCGGCCGGGCGGATCGCGCGCGACGACCGGCTCGTCGTCGCCGGCCCGCGCGGCGAGGTCGCGGTGCGCGTGCGCGGCGTGCAGGCGCTCGGGGCCGACGTGGCGTCGGTCGACGGGGTCGCGCGGGTCGCGCTCAACGTCGTCGGCGACGGCGCCGGGATGCTCGAGCGCGGGTCGGTGCTGACCACGCCGGGTGCGTTCGTCGCCGCCGAGCAGGTGGACGTGCTGGTGACCGCGTCCGGTGGTGGCCGGGGCGACCGGGCCGAGCCGCCGACCCTGCCCGAGCAGCCGGTGCTGCACGTCGGCGCGGCCTCGGTGTCGGTGCGGGTGCGTCCGCTGGGGCGGGTCGCCGGCTCCGGTCCGGCGGGTCCTGCGGCTGGCGCGGTGGGTGGCGAGCTGGTGCGGCTGCGGCTCGCGCGGCCGCTCCCGCTGCGCGTGGGCGACCGGGCGCTGCTGCGCGACCCGGGGAGCCGGGCGGTGTGGGGCGTCGAGGTGCTCGACCCGCTCCCGCCGGGGCTGCGGCGGCGCGGCGCGGCCGCAGCGCGGGTGGCATCGCTGACGGGGTCGGTGGCCCTCGGTGGCGGGGTCGCGGCCGAGCTCGCGCGCCGCGGGGTGGTCGACCGCGACCTGCTGCGGCGCCTCGGCGTGCCGGCGGCGCCCGTGCCCGCGGGCACGGTCGAGGCCGGCGACTGGCTGCTCGACGCGACCCACGCGTCCGAGCTGGGCGCGGCGGTCGCGACCGCGGTCGCCGAGCACGACGCAGCCTCGCCGCTCGACCGGGGCGTCCCGCTCGGCGTGCTCGCCGAGAGGCTGGGCGTGCCCTCGCCCGAGGTCGTCGCCGCGGTGGTCGCCGCACCGCTGCGCGTCGAGGGCGGTCGGGTGCGCGCGCCGGAGCCGGAGGGTCTCCCGCCCGAGCTCGAGCGGGCCGTCGCGGCGCTGGAGCGGGAGCTGGCCGACGCGCCCTTCGCCGCCCCCGGCGCCGACCGGTTGGTCGAGCTGGGCCTCGACACGCGGCGTACCGCTGCCGCCGCCAAGGCCGGCCGCGTCCTCCGCCTCGCCCCCGGCGTCGTGCTCCTCGCCGGCGCCGACCGCGCCGCGCTCGAGGTGCTCACCGGCCTGCCGCAGCCCTTCACCACCAGCGAGGCCCGCGTCGCCCTCGCGACCTCGCGCCGCGTCGTGCTGCCCCTGCTCGACCACCTCGACCGCGCCCGGCTCACCGTGCGCCACCCCGACGACACCCGCTCGGTCCGGACGTGA
- a CDS encoding ATP-binding protein, which translates to MVVHERSGAPVVDPGVVDPGVVDPGVVDPGVADPATADPAESLRSLHRIVGLLNEDHDTATVLQLVVDGVTAAAGFRLAACNLVRGDGSLEVVAVAGSEELRAELLGARWSRAELDADYAVAERWGTLRFVPAGHSTATTAVYVSDHPVLDRPDAWQRDDMLFAPLCSPTGEVLGVLSVDLPLDGVRPGPERRELLEVYATHAGIALNHAQQRERLRERLRLERATRAVLEQSSRLDTAKVVDRSADLITDALGCEVVWLQVFDDEEAGPGRRAVGSRHGSRLAGVDLAALVPADGSELAVLTERTARRSWVQGTWAFVGDDRTAAVPGVPDEVRHRVLQAIEPLGGDAVVVVPVGAGADCLGCLVLMRRRDDPAWTTAELQSARQLGRDVGRAVAHARLFERESRLRTDLEDLDRYKSALIGTICHELRTPLTSISGHAQLVDELLEREAPRSREALERNVARMVTLVDDLLVLAQVGDPRQEVVPQPVDLLRTLHDALDPVQVTADARRVTVEAPAAPPAVGAGVTATGAPGGDGTAYVVAGDPVELERALVNLVGNAVKYSDDGGRVTLSLARREGPDGPVVVFTCTDRGIGIAPADQEQLFTEFFRSGDPAARARPGTGLGLAIVARIAERHGGRVSVRSRLGEGSTFELELPAAP; encoded by the coding sequence GTGGTGGTGCACGAGCGGTCCGGCGCGCCCGTGGTCGACCCCGGCGTGGTCGACCCCGGCGTGGTCGACCCCGGCGTGGTCGACCCCGGCGTGGCCGACCCGGCGACCGCCGACCCGGCCGAGTCGCTGCGCTCGCTGCACCGCATCGTCGGCCTGCTGAACGAGGACCACGACACCGCCACCGTGCTGCAGCTGGTGGTCGACGGCGTGACGGCAGCCGCCGGCTTCCGGCTGGCGGCGTGCAACCTCGTGCGCGGTGACGGCTCGCTCGAGGTGGTCGCGGTCGCGGGCAGCGAGGAGCTGCGCGCCGAGCTGCTCGGCGCCCGCTGGTCGCGCGCCGAGCTCGACGCCGACTACGCCGTGGCCGAGCGCTGGGGCACGCTGCGCTTCGTGCCGGCCGGGCACTCGACCGCGACGACGGCCGTCTACGTGAGCGACCACCCGGTGCTCGACCGGCCCGACGCCTGGCAGCGCGACGACATGCTCTTCGCGCCGCTGTGCTCACCGACGGGCGAGGTGCTCGGGGTGCTCTCGGTCGACCTGCCGCTCGACGGGGTGCGCCCCGGGCCCGAGCGGCGCGAGCTGCTCGAGGTCTACGCCACCCACGCCGGCATCGCGCTCAACCACGCCCAGCAGCGCGAGCGGCTGCGCGAGCGGCTCCGGCTCGAGCGGGCCACCCGGGCGGTGCTGGAGCAGAGCTCGCGCCTCGACACCGCGAAGGTGGTCGATCGCAGCGCCGACCTCATCACCGACGCGCTCGGCTGCGAGGTGGTGTGGCTGCAGGTCTTCGACGACGAGGAGGCCGGCCCCGGGCGCCGCGCCGTGGGGTCGCGCCACGGCAGCCGCCTCGCGGGCGTCGACCTGGCCGCACTGGTCCCCGCCGACGGCAGCGAGCTGGCGGTGCTCACCGAGCGCACCGCGCGACGGTCGTGGGTGCAGGGCACCTGGGCGTTCGTCGGCGACGACCGGACCGCCGCGGTGCCCGGGGTGCCCGACGAGGTGCGGCACCGCGTCCTGCAGGCCATCGAGCCGCTCGGGGGCGACGCGGTCGTGGTGGTGCCGGTCGGCGCCGGCGCCGACTGCCTCGGCTGCCTGGTCCTGATGCGCCGCCGGGACGACCCCGCCTGGACCACCGCGGAGCTCCAGTCGGCACGCCAGCTCGGGCGCGACGTGGGCCGGGCCGTCGCCCACGCCCGGTTGTTCGAGCGTGAGTCGCGGCTGCGCACCGACCTCGAGGACCTCGACCGCTACAAGAGCGCGCTGATCGGCACCATCTGCCACGAGCTCCGCACCCCGCTCACCTCCATCAGCGGCCACGCGCAGCTCGTCGACGAGCTGCTCGAGCGCGAGGCGCCGCGCAGCCGCGAGGCGCTCGAGCGCAACGTCGCGCGCATGGTCACCCTCGTCGACGACCTGCTGGTGCTGGCGCAGGTCGGCGACCCCCGGCAGGAGGTCGTGCCGCAGCCGGTCGACCTGCTGCGCACCCTCCACGACGCCCTCGACCCGGTCCAGGTGACCGCCGACGCGCGCAGGGTGACGGTGGAGGCGCCCGCTGCTCCCCCGGCGGTCGGGGCGGGCGTGACGGCGACCGGCGCGCCGGGCGGCGACGGGACGGCGTACGTCGTGGCGGGCGACCCCGTCGAGCTCGAGCGGGCGCTGGTCAACCTGGTCGGCAACGCCGTGAAGTACTCCGACGACGGCGGCCGGGTCACCCTCTCGCTCGCGCGGCGCGAGGGCCCCGACGGGCCGGTGGTCGTCTTCACCTGCACCGACCGCGGCATCGGCATCGCGCCGGCGGACCAGGAGCAGCTGTTCACGGAGTTCTTCCGCTCCGGCGACCCGGCCGCGCGGGCGCGCCCCGGCACGGGGCTCGGCCTGGCCATCGTCGCGCGCATCGCCGAGCGCCACGGCGGGCGGGTCTCGGTGCGGTCCCGGCTCGGGGAGGGCAGCACCTTCGAGCTCGAGCTGCCGGCTGCGCCCTAG
- the selA gene encoding L-seryl-tRNA(Sec) selenium transferase translates to MTTTADPRRATPRTDAVLADPRLADAASRLGGALVKDAVRAVLERCRAGEVAPDAVVDTVLAALPRTATALRPVLNATGVVVHTNLGRAPLSPAAVDALTLAAGATDVELDLDTGQRGRRGRSAMAALAAAVPDAGGVHVTNNGAAALALVTCALAAGKAVVVARGEMVEIGDGFRIPDLMESVGARLHEVGTTNRVHPRDYADALDRLGDEAGFVLKVHPSNFQVTGFTSTVDVRELSALAAERGVPVVADVGSGLLAPHPRLPDEPDAATALRAGASLVTASGDKLLGGPQCGLLLGDAALVERVRRFPLARAMRVDKLTLAALEATLRGPVPPVPAALATDVAAVRARAVAVAEALAGVVPAEVVDSLAAVGGGGAPGVTLPSAAVALPEALARPLRLDAERPVVGRVERGRLLLDLLALAPEDDAALVDVVRRVAGAAGSAGVAGVAGAR, encoded by the coding sequence GTGACCACGACGGCCGACCCCCGCCGCGCGACGCCGCGCACCGACGCGGTGCTGGCCGACCCGCGCCTGGCCGACGCCGCGTCCCGTCTCGGGGGCGCGCTGGTCAAGGACGCCGTGCGCGCCGTGCTCGAGCGCTGCCGCGCCGGCGAGGTCGCGCCCGACGCCGTCGTCGACACCGTGCTCGCCGCGCTGCCCCGCACCGCGACCGCGCTGCGGCCGGTGCTGAACGCGACCGGCGTCGTCGTCCACACCAACCTCGGGCGCGCGCCGCTGTCGCCCGCGGCCGTCGACGCGCTCACGCTCGCCGCCGGCGCCACCGACGTCGAGCTCGACCTCGACACCGGGCAGCGGGGCCGGCGCGGGCGCTCCGCGATGGCGGCGCTCGCCGCGGCCGTGCCCGACGCCGGCGGGGTGCACGTCACCAACAACGGCGCCGCGGCCCTCGCGCTCGTCACCTGCGCGCTGGCCGCCGGCAAGGCGGTCGTGGTCGCGCGCGGCGAGATGGTCGAGATCGGCGACGGCTTCCGCATCCCCGACCTGATGGAGTCGGTCGGCGCGCGGCTGCACGAGGTCGGCACCACCAACCGCGTGCACCCGCGCGACTACGCCGACGCACTCGACCGGCTCGGGGACGAGGCCGGCTTCGTGCTGAAGGTGCACCCGTCGAACTTCCAGGTCACCGGCTTCACCTCCACAGTCGACGTGCGCGAGCTGTCCGCGCTCGCCGCCGAGCGCGGGGTGCCGGTGGTCGCCGACGTCGGCTCCGGCCTCCTCGCGCCGCACCCGCGCCTGCCCGACGAGCCCGACGCCGCCACCGCGCTGCGCGCCGGCGCCTCCCTCGTCACCGCCTCCGGCGACAAGCTGCTCGGTGGGCCGCAGTGCGGGCTGCTGCTCGGCGACGCCGCGCTCGTCGAGCGGGTGCGCCGCTTCCCGCTCGCGCGGGCGATGCGCGTCGACAAGCTGACCCTCGCCGCGCTCGAGGCCACGCTGCGCGGTCCGGTGCCGCCCGTGCCCGCGGCCCTGGCCACCGACGTCGCGGCCGTGCGCGCGCGGGCGGTGGCGGTCGCGGAGGCGCTGGCCGGCGTCGTGCCCGCCGAGGTGGTCGACTCCCTCGCCGCGGTCGGGGGCGGGGGCGCGCCGGGCGTCACCCTGCCGAGCGCGGCCGTCGCGCTGCCCGAGGCGCTGGCGCGACCGCTGCGCCTCGACGCCGAGCGGCCGGTCGTCGGCCGCGTCGAGCGGGGGCGGCTGCTGCTCGACCTGCTCGCGCTCGCGCCGGAGGACGACGCGGCGCTGGTGGACGTCGTACGCCGGGTGGCCGGGGCGGCTGGGTCGGCGGGGGTGGCCGGGGTGGCCGGGGCGCGCTGA
- a CDS encoding haloalkane dehalogenase, with product MESLRTPDDRFRDLPDFSYDPTYVEVDDTEGGRLRVAVVDEGPADAPVALLMHGEPTWSFLYRRMVPVLLEGGMRVVAPDLVGFGRSDKPTERTDYTYARHVGWMREALFDHLDLREATLVCQDWGGLVGLRLVAEHPDRFARVVAANTGLPTGDQRMSEAFEQWRTFSQTVEDFSVSAIVAMGCATPPAPAVQAAYDAPFPDDTYKAGARVFPTLVPASPDDPAAADQRRAWESLARFDKPFHTAFSDGDPITRGGEAPFRTLVPGAQGVAHTTVAGGGHFLQEDVGPELARFVLEVAGLAGPSRG from the coding sequence ATGGAGAGCCTGCGCACCCCCGACGACCGCTTCCGCGACCTGCCCGACTTCTCCTACGACCCGACGTACGTCGAGGTGGACGACACCGAGGGCGGGCGGCTGCGCGTCGCCGTGGTCGACGAGGGGCCGGCCGACGCGCCGGTGGCGCTGCTGATGCACGGGGAGCCGACGTGGTCCTTCCTCTACCGCCGGATGGTGCCGGTCCTGCTCGAGGGCGGGATGCGCGTCGTGGCGCCCGACCTGGTCGGCTTCGGGCGGTCCGACAAGCCGACCGAGCGCACCGACTACACCTACGCGCGCCACGTCGGGTGGATGCGCGAGGCGCTCTTCGACCACCTCGACCTGCGCGAGGCGACCTTGGTCTGCCAGGACTGGGGCGGGCTGGTCGGGCTGCGGCTCGTCGCCGAGCACCCCGACCGCTTCGCGCGCGTGGTCGCGGCCAACACCGGGCTGCCGACCGGCGACCAGCGCATGAGCGAGGCCTTCGAGCAGTGGCGCACCTTCAGCCAGACGGTCGAGGACTTCTCCGTCAGCGCGATCGTCGCCATGGGCTGCGCGACGCCGCCGGCCCCCGCGGTGCAGGCCGCCTACGACGCGCCCTTCCCCGACGACACCTACAAGGCCGGCGCGCGCGTCTTCCCCACCCTCGTGCCCGCGAGCCCCGACGACCCGGCGGCCGCCGACCAGCGCCGCGCGTGGGAGTCGCTGGCGCGCTTCGACAAGCCCTTCCACACCGCCTTCTCCGACGGCGACCCGATCACCCGCGGCGGCGAGGCGCCCTTCCGCACGCTGGTCCCGGGTGCGCAGGGCGTCGCGCACACCACGGTGGCCGGCGGCGGGCACTTCCTGCAGGAGGACGTCGGGCCCGAGCTGGCGCGCTTCGTGCTGGAGGTCGCGGGGCTCGCCGGCCCGTCCCGCGGCTGA
- a CDS encoding 3-keto-5-aminohexanoate cleavage protein produces the protein MTAAPAVPADRLLVTVAPTGAETSKADCPQLPTTLEELVAAAQECEAAGAAVVHVHVRDADHAPTLDAGLLRETVAALKQSTGLVVQLSTGGSVHDPLEQRLRVLDAEPDSCSITMGTTNFGDDVFANPWPFVCELYQQAQERGVAPEFELFDLGHVHALGRLLDRYGLPVGDRVHCDLVMGVPGGMPGTAPAMVAAVAALPAQVTSWAATGIGRSTLPVALAALSMGAHLRVGMEDVLTLRRGVPVDSNAQLVERAVELGRLAQRVPASPAEARTLLGLPPAAV, from the coding sequence ATGACCGCCGCGCCTGCCGTGCCCGCCGACCGCCTGCTCGTCACCGTCGCGCCGACGGGCGCGGAGACGAGCAAGGCCGACTGCCCGCAGCTGCCGACCACGCTCGAGGAGCTCGTCGCGGCGGCGCAGGAGTGCGAGGCCGCCGGTGCGGCGGTGGTGCACGTGCACGTGCGCGACGCCGACCACGCGCCGACCCTCGACGCGGGGCTGCTGCGCGAGACGGTCGCGGCGCTGAAGCAGTCGACCGGACTGGTGGTGCAGCTCTCGACCGGCGGCTCGGTGCACGATCCGCTCGAGCAGCGGCTGCGCGTGCTCGACGCCGAGCCCGACTCGTGCAGCATCACGATGGGCACGACCAACTTCGGCGACGACGTCTTCGCCAACCCGTGGCCCTTCGTCTGCGAGCTCTACCAGCAGGCGCAGGAGCGCGGGGTGGCCCCGGAGTTCGAGCTCTTCGACCTCGGTCACGTGCACGCGCTGGGTCGGCTGCTCGACCGCTACGGCCTGCCGGTGGGCGACCGCGTCCACTGCGACCTGGTGATGGGGGTGCCCGGCGGCATGCCCGGCACGGCACCCGCGATGGTGGCTGCCGTCGCCGCGCTGCCGGCGCAGGTGACCTCGTGGGCGGCGACCGGCATCGGCCGCTCCACCCTGCCCGTCGCGCTCGCCGCGCTGTCGATGGGCGCCCACCTGCGCGTCGGCATGGAGGACGTGCTGACCTTGCGCCGCGGCGTACCCGTCGACTCCAACGCCCAGCTCGTCGAGCGCGCCGTCGAGCTCGGCCGCCTCGCCCAGCGCGTCCCCGCCTCCCCCGCCGAGGCCCGCACCCTCCTCGGCCTCCCCCCGGCCGCAGTGTGA
- the selD gene encoding selenide, water dikinase SelD — protein sequence MTDEHTATTPHGSAPSGAGAAQLGRLTSYAAGGGCACKVPPGELERVLGSLPAPLPTSAAHDHELLVGLEHGDDAAAVRIDGGRAVIATTDFFTPVVDDPFDWGRIAAANALSDVYAMGGEPVVALNLLCWPRDLVPFELAQEVLRGGATVCAEAGCHLAGGHSIDDREPKYGLAVTGLADPDRLMRNSTAEAGLPLTLTKPVGVGVLNNRHKATGEVFEHAIASMTTLNRDASRAALAAGVRAATDVTGFGLLGHLHKMARASGVTAVVDAAAVPVLDGVRESLAAGFVPGGSRRNLDWVRPHLVSDLDEDTLVVLADAQTSGGLLVAGELPGHPVVGELVPYRGHTLEVR from the coding sequence GTGACCGACGAGCACACCGCCACCACTCCCCACGGCAGCGCCCCGAGCGGCGCCGGGGCGGCGCAGCTCGGCCGCCTCACGTCGTACGCCGCGGGGGGCGGGTGCGCCTGCAAGGTGCCGCCCGGCGAGCTCGAGCGCGTGCTGGGATCGCTGCCCGCGCCGCTGCCGACGTCCGCTGCGCACGACCACGAGCTGCTGGTCGGGCTCGAGCACGGCGACGACGCCGCCGCGGTGCGCATCGACGGCGGCCGGGCGGTCATCGCGACGACCGACTTCTTCACCCCGGTCGTCGACGACCCCTTCGACTGGGGGCGGATCGCGGCGGCCAACGCGCTCAGCGACGTCTACGCGATGGGCGGCGAGCCGGTCGTCGCGCTCAACCTGCTGTGCTGGCCGCGCGACCTCGTCCCCTTCGAGCTGGCCCAGGAGGTGCTGCGCGGCGGGGCGACGGTGTGCGCCGAGGCGGGTTGCCACCTCGCGGGCGGGCACAGCATCGACGACCGGGAGCCGAAGTACGGCCTCGCGGTGACCGGGCTCGCCGACCCCGACCGGCTGATGCGCAACAGTACCGCCGAGGCGGGGCTGCCGCTGACGCTCACGAAGCCGGTCGGCGTGGGCGTGCTGAACAACCGGCACAAGGCGACCGGTGAGGTCTTCGAGCACGCGATCGCGTCGATGACGACGCTCAACCGCGACGCCTCGCGGGCGGCGCTGGCCGCGGGGGTGCGGGCGGCGACCGACGTGACCGGCTTCGGGCTGCTGGGCCACCTGCACAAGATGGCGCGCGCGAGCGGGGTCACGGCCGTCGTCGACGCGGCGGCGGTGCCGGTGCTCGACGGGGTGCGGGAGTCGCTCGCCGCCGGCTTCGTGCCGGGTGGCAGCCGGCGCAACCTCGACTGGGTGCGCCCCCACCTCGTCTCCGACCTCGACGAGGACACCCTCGTCGTCCTCGCCGACGCCCAGACCTCCGGCGGCCTGCTCGTCGCCGGCGAGCTGCCGGGCCACCCCGTCGTCGGCGAGCTGGTCCCCTACCGCGGGCACACCCTCGAGGTCCGCTGA
- the galE gene encoding UDP-glucose 4-epimerase GalE, with protein sequence MSWLVTGGAGYIGSHVVRALREAEMEVVVLDDLSTGFEQFLPPGVAFEHGSVLDAKLVDHTLHEHDVDGVIHVAGFKYAGVSVERPLHTYEQNVSAMVTLLKCMEAVGADKLVFSSSAATFGTPDVDLVTEETPTMPESPYGETKLIGEWMLRAAGAATGLKHTSLRYFNVVGSGTDDLFDASPHNLFPLVFDMLLRGDTPRINGDDYPTPDGTCVRDYIHVADLAQAHVAAAQRLASGESVERVYNLGSGGGTSVRQIMDTVREVTGIDFEPTIAPRRAGDPARIVASGELAARDLGWEMRHSLRDMVESAWRARQAAGAAYPAR encoded by the coding sequence ATGAGCTGGCTGGTGACGGGCGGAGCGGGCTACATCGGCTCGCACGTGGTGCGCGCGCTGCGCGAGGCCGAGATGGAGGTCGTCGTGCTCGACGACCTGTCGACGGGCTTCGAGCAGTTCCTGCCGCCGGGTGTCGCCTTCGAGCACGGCAGCGTGCTCGACGCCAAGCTGGTCGACCACACGCTGCACGAGCACGACGTCGACGGGGTCATCCACGTCGCAGGGTTCAAGTACGCCGGGGTCTCGGTCGAGCGTCCGCTGCACACCTACGAGCAGAACGTCTCCGCCATGGTCACGCTGCTCAAGTGCATGGAGGCGGTCGGCGCCGACAAGCTCGTCTTCTCCTCCAGCGCCGCCACCTTCGGCACGCCCGACGTCGACCTCGTGACCGAGGAGACGCCGACGATGCCGGAGTCGCCGTACGGCGAGACGAAGCTGATCGGCGAGTGGATGCTGCGCGCGGCCGGTGCCGCGACCGGGCTGAAGCACACCAGCCTGCGCTACTTCAACGTCGTCGGCTCGGGCACCGACGACCTCTTCGACGCCAGCCCGCACAACCTCTTCCCCTTGGTCTTCGACATGCTGCTGCGCGGCGACACGCCCCGCATCAACGGCGACGACTACCCCACGCCCGACGGCACCTGCGTGCGCGACTACATCCACGTCGCCGACCTCGCGCAGGCCCACGTCGCCGCGGCGCAGCGGCTGGCCTCGGGCGAGTCGGTCGAGCGCGTCTACAACCTCGGCTCCGGCGGCGGCACGTCGGTGCGCCAGATCATGGACACCGTGCGCGAGGTGACCGGCATCGACTTCGAGCCGACCATCGCGCCGCGCCGCGCCGGCGACCCCGCCCGCATCGTGGCCTCCGGCGAGCTCGCCGCCCGCGACCTCGGGTGGGAGATGCGGCACTCGCTGCGCGACATGGTCGAGTCCGCCTGGCGCGCGCGGCAGGCGGCGGGGGCGGCCTACCCCGCGCGCTGA
- a CDS encoding alpha/beta hydrolase has protein sequence MPVDPATQALLDFVDQAGYPPMHEGTPEDARKGFRAMTCDAGQPDQVVAVESVEETEVAGMAARVYRPARPDGGTGPLPTVLHLHGGGFVIGDLDTHDQTCRRLANDAQAVVVAVDYRLAPEHPFPAAVDDAVAAAEWVSAHLGELGGSDVLGVAGDSAGGNLAAVVAQALPGRVAAQLLTYPAVDMFGSYQSRVDNREGYFLDMPTMEWFAGRYLEGVADVQADDPRHSPLHGALEGQPPAVVATAEYDPLRDEGEAYAAALAGAGTEVDVVRYDGLVHGFVDMGLWSPAAADAVADMNRRFRALLHR, from the coding sequence ATGCCGGTCGATCCCGCCACCCAGGCCCTGCTCGACTTCGTGGACCAGGCGGGCTACCCGCCGATGCACGAGGGCACCCCCGAGGACGCCCGCAAGGGCTTCCGCGCCATGACCTGCGACGCGGGGCAGCCCGACCAGGTCGTGGCCGTGGAGTCGGTCGAGGAGACCGAGGTGGCGGGGATGGCGGCGCGCGTCTACCGCCCTGCTCGCCCCGACGGCGGGACCGGCCCGCTCCCGACGGTGCTGCACCTGCACGGCGGCGGCTTCGTGATCGGTGACCTCGACACCCACGACCAGACCTGCCGGCGGCTGGCCAACGACGCGCAGGCCGTCGTCGTCGCCGTCGACTACCGCCTCGCGCCCGAGCACCCCTTCCCGGCTGCGGTGGACGACGCCGTCGCCGCGGCGGAGTGGGTCTCGGCGCACCTCGGCGAGCTCGGCGGCAGCGACGTGCTGGGCGTGGCCGGCGACTCGGCCGGCGGCAACCTCGCCGCGGTCGTGGCCCAGGCGCTGCCGGGGCGCGTCGCTGCCCAGCTGCTGACCTACCCGGCCGTCGACATGTTCGGCAGCTACCAGTCGCGCGTCGACAACCGCGAGGGCTACTTCCTCGACATGCCGACGATGGAGTGGTTCGCCGGCCGCTACCTCGAGGGCGTCGCCGACGTGCAGGCCGACGACCCGCGGCACTCCCCGCTGCACGGCGCGCTCGAGGGCCAGCCGCCGGCCGTCGTCGCCACCGCCGAGTACGACCCGCTGCGCGACGAGGGCGAGGCCTACGCCGCCGCCCTCGCCGGGGCCGGCACCGAGGTCGACGTCGTGCGCTACGACGGACTGGTGCACGGCTTCGTCGACATGGGGCTGTGGAGCCCGGCCGCCGCCGACGCCGTGGCGGACATGAACCGCCGCTTCCGCGCCCTGCTCCACCGGTGA
- the dtd gene encoding D-aminoacyl-tRNA deacylase, with protein MRAVVQRVLAAEVRVDGKVVGAVAPGDGPGLLVYLGVTHDDGDAEVAWTARKVWETRLLRDERSASEVGAPVLVVSQFTLYGDARKGRRPTWAAAAPRPVSEPLVDAVVAELRRLGARVETGVFGADMQVSSTNDGPVTLLLETP; from the coding sequence GTGCGAGCCGTCGTGCAGCGAGTCCTTGCGGCCGAGGTGCGGGTCGACGGGAAGGTCGTCGGCGCGGTCGCGCCCGGTGACGGCCCGGGCCTGCTCGTCTACCTCGGCGTCACCCACGACGACGGCGACGCCGAGGTCGCCTGGACCGCGCGCAAGGTGTGGGAGACGCGGCTGCTGCGCGACGAGCGCTCGGCCTCCGAGGTCGGCGCGCCGGTGCTCGTGGTCAGCCAGTTCACGCTCTACGGCGACGCCCGCAAGGGCCGCCGACCCACCTGGGCGGCCGCGGCGCCCCGGCCGGTCAGCGAGCCGCTGGTCGACGCGGTCGTCGCGGAGCTGCGGCGGCTCGGCGCGCGCGTCGAGACCGGCGTCTTCGGCGCCGACATGCAGGTGAGCAGCACCAACGACGGGCCGGTCACGCTGCTGCTCGAGACGCCCTAG